The genomic region CCCCAGCTCCCCCAAAACTCCCTCCCCAGAACCCTCCAAATTGCTCCCCAAACCCTACTTACAAACCCCTTCTTGCCCAAACCTCCTCCCCAAACCCCTGATCCTCCAACCCCCTCAATCCCCAATCCCCCAACTCCCCGatcccccaaacccccccgaTCCTACAAACACCCCAACCCCCTGATCCCCAACCCCCTGATCCCAACCCCCTGATCCCCCAGATCGCTAATCCCCAATGCCCCGATCCCCTAACTTGCTGATCCCCCAACTCTCCGATCCCAAACCCCCTGATCCTGAAACCCCCCAATCCCCAATGCCCCGATCCCCCAACTCCCCGATCCCCCAACTCCCCGATCCCCCAAACCCCTGATCCTCCAAACCCCTGATCTTCCGAACTCGCGATCCCCCAAAGCCCTGAACCCCAACGCCCCGATCCCCCCAACCCCTTCTCCACAGAACACCCCCCCGACGCCCTTTCTCCctcgcccccctccccaaacccccttcccgcccccactcccccccgcctcccgatgcccccccgctccccaaaccctctcccctccctcctcctcctccccccgccctccccctaCCCCCGTTCCCCGCCCGGCGGCGTcggggcggagcggcgcggcgggcggagcgggcaGCGCGGATCCTCCGCCGGCGCGGagcggcttttttttttggtgtgggcaGCAGGGGCTCGGAGCTGGGTAGGGCCCGTCCCGCCTGcatgcggcggcggcggcggcggggcggccgggcggcggcaTGAacggctcggcggcggcgggcggcggcgggacggcggcggcggggctgctggCGGGCACCGGGAGCGCGGCGCTGGAGCTGGAGCGGGCGCTGCGCTGCTGCACCGCCGCCTCCGTGGTGaccgacggcggcggcggggcggcggcggcggcggcggaggagcggAGCCTGTACATCATGCGGGTGGTGCAGATCGCCGTCATGTGCGTCCTGGCCCTCACCGTCGTCTTCGGCATCTTCTTCCTCGGCTGCAACCTCCTCATCAAGTCCGAGGGGATGATCAACTTTCTGGTGAAGGACCGGCGGCCGTCCAAGGAGGTGGAGGCGGTGGTGGTGGGGCCCTACTgaccgccccgccgcccgcaccgcgccgcgccgcaccgcaccgcaccgctccgccgcccgccccgacGGCCCGGCGCCGGGGGGAACCGAGCTGGGCCGGCCGCTCCCGGCCTGACTGCACAACGGCCAGCCCTCCTTCAGACTGACTGACTGGTTTTTTGGGCTcggttttttcttggtttttctccttaaaaacaacagcaaaccaTCCCGGAGGCCGGGGAGAcgcgcgggggcggccgccggaGCCGCCCGACCCGACCCACCCGCGGGGTGCCGAAGTAAAACGTGCTCTGATGGCAACAGGTCTGGGGTTCCTTATTGCCTTCGCGGGAATAAATGCCTCCCCCCTTCCAGTCCCGGGGTCCCGCCGCTGGttccgcggggagggggcgcgggggggggggcggccgggcttCCCCGCAGCGAACCCGCCGAGCTCGGGCTGAAGCGACCGCCCGGCGGCCCGTCCTcgctgctttttgctttgcagCTGGGCTAAAAGTCGCATTTTAGGCTGCTTTTCGacccctccccgcctcccgcgGGACCCTCTTTCCTGAGCgtcccggggcagggagggatgtgcccGGCggtcccagctcctgccccggggaTTCCGGCTTTGGCCAGGGAGATAACCCGGTACAGCCCCCTCGGTCCGGGTTTGACTCTGGAAAAACCACTGTAGATAGTTTTTATGCACCCAACGGAAAGCCTCACCAACAGGTGACTTCTTACAGTGACATTTAAGGGAGGGAGAAATTTATGCttgcacaggattttttttttttttgttgttgttgttattcatCTGTTTCCTTTATAGGGATAACAGAGCATCTTTCTGTGAGAGGATTGCATAGCTGTTTATCATATCCCCGGGGGCTTGTGCTGGTTGCTAGTGATAAATCAATCCATCCACATTTGCTGTAGGAGGAGTGGAACCGACATAAACACTTGCCGGGGACCACAGCAGCGGGATGGGGGCAAAAAGGCTTAAGCAACCTGCCTGTGAGAAAATACCTCTCATGACAGCCGAAGTCCTGCACTAAGACTGTTAATTGTCAATGTTTTTAATTCTGGTAAGAATCAGGAGGTTTTCCAAGCAGACTTCAGGCTGGTTGGTTTCCCCTCAGTTCATCCTGAGCTGGTGTGAGGGTGGCCAAGCTACTGAATCGTTATAGGCATCTTTAGGAGATGTTACCGCAAGTTTCCGTTTTGATAGACAAGGTGAAACTCTTAATTTACAAAACGCACCTGAGCTAGAAGGGGACGAAATAAAGCTGGAGTCTGAGACAACCACTTGACTGCGGATAAACTTTTTGTAGAAAATGAGACAAACCAGGGTGTCTCAATGCCGTCCGGTTCCCCCAGAGGAGCAGAAACCTCAGCCGTGTGCTCACTCATTTACAGCTACATTCAAGGGAAAGACAAAGAACAGATCTGCCTGTTCTCTGGGAAACAAATATGCTATGGACTTTGTCATTACGTCAAAATAAGTGTTAGCAAGCCATCTATCAGCCGAAACATTGGGGAGAAATCGAACCCAAGCTCACCTCCTTTCTTTACCCCTTAGTGCTGTAGAAACATTAGATAAAGCAGAAATTTTAGTATAATACAGTAAGAGGGAAAACTCCTAATATAGATGTTTCAGTCGTTACAAAGCATTTCGAACTTTTTAATTTGCATCGCTTCATGGTATTGCAGATAACACAATCATTCCCAAAATCTGACTTGTGAGGAGTGCACTGCATGTTTGAACATCTTTTGAGAGCTAGATTCATTAAGCATTCTTTATTAATTGTAGCGAACACTTGAAGTATAATACATTTTGATTAACCTTTGCCAGAAGCCATGGCTTTTCCCAACACCGTAAATCTGAGGCATGGCAAACTCCTGGTTCCGTAATAAAATTGCAGAATTTCCGAGCTCAGCCCAAGAGCCTGCTGCCTCCCACCTAAGGACCCCTTGCAAGGTGAGAGCCCCGACACTAATAAAGTGCCTGTGACTCTAATCCCTACAAAGACCCCTCATTTTAGGCAGGGAGCAGTTGGGGAAAGGGTTTTTCCTACTCTGCGATGCAGAGATGCTCAAACACGTCCTGTCCATCAGCTTGTCTCAGGCCTCTCTCCCTCTCGGCACCGTGGGGACTTTGGGAGTTGGCATGGAGAGCAGAAGGATTCCTGGGATGTTTATAATCCATCAGTGGCGGGAGGATGGTGGCGCAGGGAACCAGCACATCTCAGACACCAACAAAGGCTCCGGTGTCCACCTCATCCCTGCGTGGTACGTGGGGACGGAGGAGCTCGCTTCCATCGGGCTGCAGCAGTGTTTGGGCAGGTATCTCCTGCCCGGCCCTGGGCGCCATGGACACCTCCCTGCTTTATAACGCCAGGTCTTCCCGCCCGGACCATAGCTTTGTCCCTTCCAGACGTGTGTATAAAGCCATGACCTGTGTGTTCGAGGGGCAGGAACCTCACGGTGAGCATACACCACTGCACGCATCATTTGAGGGACATTTCACCCGCTAGGAGAGCAGCCAGGAGAGTCTGTGCTGTCAGCAGGTAAAGCCTCAGCAGCTCCTAGAACACACTGGGGACAAAATGCGCCTTGCTGCAGTGCTGAGGTGTGGGGAAATGGGTCTATTTGGGATAAAACCAGTGCGGGCACCCAAAGGAGGGGTCCACCACCTTGTAGTCGGCTTGAAGATAGCATGAACCGCTGACCTGCTTCTTTGTACTTGTCCCTTATTTAATCATCTTAAATGGTAGAGTATGTTCAATTTTACCACCAAAACTTGGGGGGCCTTTCATTGATGTGCATTCCCGTTTCTCCATGTCATTCCCAGAGGAGCAGAAGACGGTGAGAGTGCCCTGGTAGACCTGACCAGCTCTCAGTTGTTGCTGTCAGACGTGGGCTCTTAGAGGGGAAATTTCCAGTTTCTGAGGAAACCCTTGTGATGCTGGTGGGGGCAGGACGTTGCAGCAGGACCTCTCCCAGCAGGATTCCCACCAGGACCTCTCCCTGCAGCCGCTCAATGGCTGTTTCAGAGAGGACGATGCCCCAAAAGTCCACAGAGCCACAACCAGAGCAAGTCCCTAACGCGGCACTATTTGCAATTCTTCTCGagtactaaaataaaaaaagctcagATCTCACTTAATTCTTAAGTCAAGGTTGAAGTAGTCTCACCTCAGGCTGGCTGCATAGCTAATTACCGGCTACAAAGTAATCACGTAGTAGTTCTTGCCTTGAATTAAAAGAGCGGTGCCCATGCAGCAGACCTTCAGGCCGCCGCGCCGCAGCCAGACCTCGGCCCCCCTGCTCAGCCTTGGCATTCCGTGCAAAACGCTGGAATAAATAtctatataataataataaatatatataataaatatccACCGAAGCTTGTCCCCGGCCCGGCTCGGCAGCCTGCCAAAAGGCGCCTGgtttctctgctgcctctcagcCCGTCTTGTCTTTTCTCCCAGTTATCCGGGAACACGGGCGTGGGAACAGGAGATAACAGATTTCACCCTTTCGTCTCAAAACACGCGCTGATCCTCCAGGACAAAAACCAAGAGGCATCTTAGTCACTTCCCAGACATGCGCTGaagcgggttttttttttcaatattttaaatggaatacACTTATTAAAAACACTCCGGCAAGTGCAATTGCTTTTAGATGACCCTGGGAATGTACTCAGGCTAAATCTGTCTAGATGGCTGTACAACTTTAATTGTATGCTTTCCACATCTTTTTGGTAATAATAATCAAACGGTGTCTgaagcaggagggagaggtgCACTTCAGCGGTGCAGATATATGCAGGTGCCGGGCTTTATTCCAACTGCACATTCAGGCAAAATTCACGTCGATTTTTAAGGCAGTTTAGCTTTAATAAGGAAAATAGGATCCCGCTGTTCATTTGcggttaaaaaaaatgaaatttcgCCCAAAGTGACAGGCACAGCACACATTACGGCTTTGTGATTTGCCTTCGTATTTATCACTTAAAGCCGCCATGGAACGCTCCTGGCTCGTGCAGCGCCCAGCACAGGGAGCTCACCTTGCACCGGGGCTGGGAACCCTCAGTATGGGGGGGTCCTAAAAAAATCCTCATATTCAGCTAGGCACCCCGTTTTAACatgcagccctggctgccttgGAGCCCGTACTAATTATTATTAAAGAATGAGTCATTAAGGGTGCTCCTCCTCTCCCGGCAGCTCCGCTTGTGTGCATGAATGGGCTGTGCCGCTGCCATTGATTGCAGCGAGCCGTGACTGGGGCTGTCTAACCCGTAGAGCTGAAGGAGCCCCGAGGGACATCAAGTCTTTCAATTCCCTTATATTATAAAACAGCAGCGTCCTCTCCGTAATTAAGGTTTAAACTTGCTGTCCaaaaatctaatttttctgtTAGCTCACCATTAGTGAGCGGTGACTGGTGCCCATCGTGCTGGCCGGCGGGCAgccagcttttctgcttttctccccagttcGGTCCCTTGCGCTGCTCCCCATCTCTGCTGCACCGCTCCCGGCACGGCCATGCAGGCGTCTCCcttgaaagagagaggaaaacacaGAGGCAGAAGCCAGAAAGCAGCGGGAAGTGTAGGAAATCCGGGGAAGGCACCAGGGATGGCACcgaggggcaggcagcagccggGATGCTGGTGGTCCAGCCCCGTGGCTCCAGCCCAAGTGAGATCGGTGACCCCACAGTTTATCCTCTCTGTAGTATATTTGTAGGGGGCTGCTTTCTTTTATGGGacacctttattttttaatgccaaaaatttggtattttttttcttttaatcgcTGGGGACCAGACACATTTGctgaagaaagaaaccaaaggaaGCCCGAGCTCTTCAGGACTAAGCGTATCCATCAATTTGGCCACCAGCAGCTTGGGACCTATTCTGCAGTGATAGAACGTATTTTTAGCACATGGAAAAACAGTGTCATGAGCACATGATATGAAAAATACACAAAGCAATATATCACTTTTATGTCCTTTATTCTATCATGATCAGGTTAGGaattttgcccccccccccgacttgCTTCTATTTTGGAAGTGTCTCCGGGGAGGCAGGCTGTAGGAACGTAATGGCCCATCATACCCACCACGGCTGTGTGCGGCAGCCGCAGCAAAGCCGTCCACCGCATCGAAGGGGATGGAGCGGCATGGCACTGGGATGACGGAGATGGAGCAGCATGGCACTGGGATGACGGAGATGGAGCATCACCACGCCGGGATGAAGGTGCCGGCAGGACCTCGCGAGGGCAGAGGCGTTGCTGCCCTGGGTCCAGCCTCGGCGATGGCACGCAGCACCCACTCTCCTCTCGTTACGGCCACCTCCTCAGTGCAAattcttctttattatttctttcattttagcgACTTTAATTTCCTGTCTGTCACAGCAAATGCGGACAGAAACAAAGACGCCCGATTGAGCTGACACCTCAGGCGGGCTTAAAAGACAGGAGCAGCCTACTCACATCGAGGGATAATACGGTGGGGACAGAGGAGCAGAAGGGATGTCTTTGCTCTCACTGTCCTGCTGGGAAAGCCAGGTCCAggctcttccccagctctgggAGCTGAAGTGACGAGCACAAGGGTTCACCCCCAGGCATTGGGCCTAAAAGAAAATTAGGGATGATTTTACAGtgtgaaaaatgcaaatgtacacacacagagaaaatctcagttttgttttgtgctttattCGTGAACATACCATGAAATAAACAATGAATTCATAGTCCCTGCTCTGGTTTGTTCCTGGATAACCAAAGCTGACATTATAAAGATGACGAAATCCCACTCAGACACCACTGATAAATTGGGAAATgagaggaagagaagcaaaacaCATCAGGcacctagagaaaaaaaagaaatacacattatAAGAAAAATATGCCGTCTTGGACAAAGCAATGGAAACAAGAATGTAGAATGCACAACACACATCTACAGGATAACCTGATGGGGCAGAAAATACTTTGTAGATGAGATCTCTCCAGAAAAGCTGGGCTGCAAGAGGCCAGAATAGAATAGAGCAGTTTTGCTggaagaaaatgttgaaaatgaGAGTCTTTAGGCTGAGGAATAGTCTCTATAgggaaaatataattattttttttatgacttCTATTCCAAACTTGAGAGTATATTCCCTGTAGGATATTGCTGCCTTCACAAGATGCTGGACCTGGTCTGCACCCCCTCCGTCGCTGTCTGACAAGATTCCCTGGTTCAGCTAATGGCTGTCTATCACTGGAGACACGGGAATGAGAAGTGCCAATCATGCTGTAAATATTAATTAGACATAACAACTACTCAAAGGTTatcaagcaaagaaaacaagctaaattACACTCAGCAATTTCaggaagtggagaaaaaaaataaaaaaaaaaacaagccattttCTTTAATTCACTTCCCCGCAGAACACCGCTGGCTGTTCGACAGCAAGGGAGACGCTCCAAATCCTGGTACCCATCAGGGCACTTGTGTCTGCGTGATGGAACTGCCACtcacagctttcaaaaatatatattcagtCTTTCACAAATCCATTCAAACTTTCATTAAAATCCCTACGTGGTTAATGAAAGCTACGTCTCCCCTTTGCCAAATGTAAGCTTTGAGCCGCTGAAGAGCAGGCGTTTGACTTGGAGATCGCTGAGACCATTCGGAGCTCGTCCGTCCCGGACACGTTGCGATCACACCCAAACCATCCCTTCATCTCGCATCGCTGTAAGGAGCAGAAAGACTGGGCTGACGCTCGTTCATTTGCGGAAAGATGCCCCACCGTCTAACGAACCTCGCTCCCCATCCACTTGTACCAGCATTACTCCCACCAGTCAATACTCCCTCATTCCAGCTCTCTGATTTTCACTGGGAGCAAACCTCCTTGGCATTCCTCTGCCAcggcagaaaagaggaaaacagacatTATCTTAAGTAATTTTGTTCTTTGCACGCTCCATGTACTTGCTatcacttttcctccttttcaaatGGTACACCATGACCATTTTTATACATAAATAACACCTTGAACTCGAACAAAGCGTAGCCACAGGATATTCTTTAAGCGGGAAATGAAttaccttaggaaaaaaatacagcattattGGAAAATGGAGCACAGCAGGTATTAGCTAATGATACCTAACATTTGTCGTATCTtggacagaaaatgaaaatacatacatTAATTAAAAGCAGGTGTTAGGGGAAAATATTATTAACTTGTGCTGTAATGAAACCTAAAGGCTTCCAGAGAGATCCATTGTACTGCGGCGGGGTTCAGTTAATTTCATTAAATGCACGGGGCTCGGAGCTTGGCAAGGTGTGGAGCGGCAGCTCATTGCCCTGGAATAGGGATGAGAAGTACGAGACCTCGTGGGGGACGTGGGAATCTCGACGTTTCTGGGAGATGGGCAAGGCTTCAGCTCCTGACTGAACGCCACCATTTAAATAGAGCCTATTTATCCACCCTCAATGGATAAATCGCAGCCCCACACTCAGTCCCGTGGCTTTCCTAGATCGAAGAAAGGTGGATCAAGGAAGAAAACCACAATTCCATGTATTCTACCTAAGCTCTCTCCAAGCTGGCGAGCGCTGCCCGTGGCACAGACTGTACCTGTGGGAACTCAGCCATACCCATGGAAAGTGTGAAGTTAGACTCTAAAAACACTTTTAATAAAAGATTGCTGCCAAATATTGACATTCTGTCATTTGCGAACTAAGATCCAGGAGCATTTAAAGCCCTGTACTATTTTTAGTTTTCGTTAACAGCCCATACACTGCAGCGATGTTGACATCCCATTACCACCACGGCTCAGCACCACCAACTGTGTCTCCAGGACTTGTGGCTGGGTTCTAGCTTTGCTGTCCGGGGGGGCGAGGAGATAACAGCTTGTTTCGTTTCTCAGCAGCGGCGCAAAGATTCGTTCCTCTGATTGATTGAAAAGAGGGCTTTCAGCAAGACACCAGCCTCTTGGAAGACGTGAGCTGCCATTGATTCAACCTAATGCTTTGAGATGAAAGCCCTAAAATTTGTCCTGCTCTTAACCAATGTAAGCAGGATCAATAGCCCCTGCTTTAGCAAGGGAGTGGGGGTGCGAGAGGCAATCAGCTGGTGGTGGACCCTGCCAAATTCCCAGCCAGGAGCATGCTTCTTCATTTGTTCTTGAGATGTTTACGTCGAGCTGCCAAATGAGTTCTGTCAACCCCCACATGCCCAGAATGTGCATCACCGTGGAAGAGTTCAAGCTGTTGTCTGCCATTGCCGCGATGTCCCTCAGAGCCAGAGCACGCTCGTCCTCGTCTTTGCTGCTTGGACCACTCCATGGACCACCAGGAAGGAGGTTTCACCATGGCATGCATGGGAAACAGCGCTCAATCAGAGAAACGATGATCAATTCAATGGTAAAGTGGGAGTTT from Rissa tridactyla isolate bRisTri1 chromosome 7, bRisTri1.patW.cur.20221130, whole genome shotgun sequence harbors:
- the RPRM gene encoding protein reprimo, which encodes MNGSAAAGGGGTAAAGLLAGTGSAALELERALRCCTAASVVTDGGGGAAAAAAEERSLYIMRVVQIAVMCVLALTVVFGIFFLGCNLLIKSEGMINFLVKDRRPSKEVEAVVVGPY